A single genomic interval of Adhaeribacter pallidiroseus harbors:
- a CDS encoding DUF7133 domain-containing protein, producing the protein MKIKSWSLSVVVLAFVFTCKTPEPATSTIAPVRKVVDKDPPSAPLSPEESLKKVQLPPGYHLELVASEPMIQEPVAIAWDGNGRLFVAEMNTYMLDVYGTDKYKPISRIKLLEDTNHDGKMDKATVYIDNLVLPRMILPLDDRLIVNETNTNHLWSYRDTNQDGVADEKIRVYENNLVDTRNLEHQKSGLIWNLDNYIYVSRDPIRFRYKNGIIAADSLVEDPGGQWGVAQDNYGRLFFSAGGAERPAVSFQQNPAYGRLDFKEQYNEAFLATWPIIGTVDAQGGRKRMRPEDNTLNHFTSSGGQTIFRGDRLPQDLQGDFFTPEPVGRLIRRAKVINQNGKISLQNAYEQSEFLASSDMNFRPVNTATGPDGLLYVVDMYHGIIQESEWTKEGSYIRPQILAKGMDKNKGRGRIYRIVHDDFKPDPNKPNLLNENAATLVTYLSHPNGWWRDNAQKLLIVRGDLSVVPALKNLATAKPSWLDKLLFWRKEPSHLGKIHALWTLEGLEAIDKNTLLQALKDNNAQVRKTAVWISEIFLKKNDPEVIQQLNSLMNDPNAEVKIQLALSLRTLKNEQGRQMVQALIARNPNVPMLAESEKSRVKTEEALARRKEENRKLSSYDRNLLTKGAVIFQQVCASCHGQDGKGIALGSNDMVAPPLSRSKRVNGEKANIIRILLHGLSGPVEGKTYPDVMPAMGHNEDEWIAAVLSYVRNDMYNKAPIVKPEEVKEIRSQTTNRQKYWTLDDLEASAK; encoded by the coding sequence ATGAAAATAAAATCCTGGAGTCTCAGTGTTGTTGTATTAGCGTTCGTTTTTACTTGTAAAACGCCCGAACCAGCCACTTCAACCATTGCACCCGTCCGAAAAGTAGTAGACAAAGACCCGCCTTCTGCGCCTTTGTCACCGGAAGAAAGTTTAAAAAAAGTGCAGCTTCCACCCGGTTATCATCTGGAACTGGTGGCCAGCGAACCCATGATCCAGGAACCGGTAGCTATTGCCTGGGATGGAAACGGCCGGTTGTTTGTAGCCGAAATGAATACTTACATGTTGGATGTGTACGGTACCGATAAATACAAGCCCATCAGCCGGATTAAACTCCTGGAAGATACCAACCACGATGGCAAAATGGATAAAGCCACCGTATACATTGATAATCTGGTATTGCCCCGCATGATTTTGCCCCTCGATGATCGGCTAATTGTAAACGAAACCAACACTAACCATTTGTGGAGTTACCGCGACACCAACCAAGATGGGGTAGCGGACGAAAAAATACGCGTTTACGAAAACAACCTGGTAGATACCCGAAATCTGGAGCACCAGAAAAGCGGCTTAATCTGGAACCTGGATAATTACATTTACGTGTCCCGGGATCCTATTCGTTTCCGGTACAAAAACGGCATAATCGCGGCCGATTCTTTGGTGGAAGATCCGGGTGGACAATGGGGCGTAGCCCAGGATAATTACGGCCGTTTGTTTTTCTCGGCAGGAGGCGCCGAACGCCCGGCCGTTTCTTTTCAGCAAAATCCAGCCTACGGCCGCCTGGATTTTAAGGAGCAATACAACGAAGCTTTCTTAGCCACCTGGCCCATTATTGGAACGGTAGATGCCCAAGGCGGCCGGAAAAGAATGCGCCCCGAAGATAATACACTCAACCACTTTACCTCCAGTGGCGGACAAACCATATTCCGCGGCGACCGCTTGCCCCAGGATTTGCAGGGAGATTTTTTTACACCCGAGCCGGTGGGCCGTTTAATTCGCCGGGCCAAAGTTATCAACCAGAATGGCAAAATTTCCTTGCAAAATGCCTATGAACAAAGCGAGTTTTTAGCTTCTTCCGATATGAATTTTCGACCGGTAAATACCGCAACCGGCCCGGATGGTTTGTTGTACGTGGTGGATATGTACCACGGCATTATTCAGGAAAGCGAGTGGACCAAAGAAGGCAGCTACATTCGGCCCCAAATTCTAGCTAAAGGAATGGACAAAAACAAAGGACGAGGTCGTATTTACCGGATTGTGCACGATGATTTTAAACCCGATCCGAATAAACCCAACTTGCTGAATGAAAATGCGGCCACTTTAGTAACCTACCTTAGCCACCCCAACGGATGGTGGCGCGATAATGCCCAAAAGCTATTAATTGTGCGCGGTGATTTGTCGGTAGTACCCGCTTTAAAAAATTTAGCCACGGCAAAACCCTCCTGGTTAGATAAACTTTTGTTTTGGCGGAAAGAACCCAGCCATTTAGGTAAAATTCATGCGCTATGGACGTTAGAAGGCCTGGAAGCCATTGATAAAAACACCTTGTTACAGGCATTAAAAGACAACAATGCGCAGGTAAGAAAAACAGCGGTATGGATTAGTGAGATATTTTTAAAAAAGAACGATCCGGAAGTTATTCAACAATTAAATTCTTTAATGAATGACCCGAACGCCGAGGTTAAAATTCAACTGGCCTTGTCGCTGCGGACGCTGAAAAATGAGCAAGGACGCCAAATGGTGCAAGCGCTGATTGCGCGCAATCCCAACGTACCCATGTTGGCGGAATCAGAAAAAAGCCGGGTAAAAACCGAAGAAGCTCTTGCCCGGAGAAAAGAAGAAAACCGGAAGTTAAGTTCTTACGACCGAAATTTGCTGACCAAAGGCGCCGTTATTTTTCAGCAGGTTTGCGCTTCTTGCCATGGCCAAGACGGTAAAGGTATTGCTTTGGGCAGTAACGATATGGTCGCTCCCCCGCTTTCCCGATCAAAGCGCGTTAACGGGGAAAAAGCAAACATTATCCGAATTTTACTGCATGGTTTATCCGGCCCGGTAGAAGGTAAAACTTATCCGGATGTAATGCCGGCGATGGGGCATAACGAGGATGAATGGATTGCCGCCGTTTTAAGTTATGTCCGGAACGATATGTACAACAAAGCGCCTATTGTAAAACCCGAAGAAGTAAAAGAAATCAGGTCACAAACTACCAACCGGCAAAAATACTGGACCCTCGACGACCTGGAAGCTTCGGCTAAATAG